In Candidatus Neomarinimicrobiota bacterium, the genomic stretch GGGAATGATCCTGTCCTCCGGTGACTAATGAACTGTATGTTTCCGGAGTTTAAAAAGAGGTACTGCAACATGAAGAGATCATCTCTCAGTTTGTCAAATTCATGGTTGGCCAGTTTGATCATGCTCATCCCTGTAATTGCCTGGTCTCAGATTCCTCAGGATTACTATGAACCAGCAGAAGGATTAAGCGGAGCCGAACTAAAATCTGCCCTGCATGATATCGTTAGTGATCATTTAAAATACCCCTACACGTCAAGTTCCACAGATGTCTGGGATATTCTCAAAGAAACCGATGAAGACCCCTCAAACAGTGACAATGTTATTTTGCTTTATACCGGACGCTCACAGGAAAAAACTTTAAATAGTGGAGAGGCACCGGCCAATGGCAGCAATCGTTGGAATCGGGAACACGTCTGGTCCAAGTCGCATGGATTTCCCGTTGAGAACGATACCGCCTACACTGATTGTCATCACCTGCGACCGGCTGACGAGAGTGTAAACTCCAGTCGGAGCACTCTGGATTTTGACAATGGGGGTGTGCAGCATGTTGAAGCCACCGAGTGCTATTATGATAGTGACAGTTGGGAACCCAGGGATGCTGTCAAGGGTGATGTTGCCCGCATGATGTTTTACATGGTGGTCCGCTATGATCCGGGCTATCACACTGATAATTCGGTATATGATCTGGAACTGGTTGATTTTACCGGAACGCTTACTTATCAGCCAACCTTTGGCAAATTATCAACTCTTTTACAGTGGCATAATCTGGATCCGGTTGATGATTTTGAACAGCAGCGCAATGAAGTTGTATTTGGTTTTCAGGGGAATCGAAACCCCTTTATTGACCATCCGGAGTGGGCTGATTCAATATTTATCGATCAACTGGCTCCCCATACCCGGATCGGGTTTACCCATAGCAGTATGGCAGTTGAAGAAGACGCAGGCTCAGTGATCCTGGAGCTTTCCATCACCAATCCTGACCCTGATTTGAATACGCAATGTGAGGTCAACCTGACTGGAGGCACTGGCACAACAGCAGATTTGGCTGGATTTGAAGCGACCCTTTTGACCTTTCCTGCCGGGAGCTATGAACAGCAGACCGTGGAAATATTTATTACTGATGATGATCTGTCTGAGGAGCAGGAAATTTTTATTTTTACCATCGCCAATGTGAGTGGTGGTGATTCAGCCACGGTTGATGGGAATGACAGTTTTATTCTGACCATCAGTCCAAACGATCAAGTGAGTGCCGTGAACGGGTTGATCATCAGTGAGGTCATGGATGGCAACCGGAGTGGCGGACAACCAAAATTCATCGAGATAACCAATACAAGCTCCCAACCCCGGGACATTGGCGGTTTTCAGATTTGGCGGGGCAGCAATGGAAATGACCCCAGCCAAGCTGCCTCGATTCCTGCTGGCACAGTATTGTCCGGTGCTGGATCATGGGTTATTGCCTACAGCACAGCAGGGTTGTTGGATGCTGGATTTGCTGCTCCTGATCAAACTTCAGCGGGCATTAATGGCAATGGTAATGATGTCTATCAAATACGAACCGAAACAGGCGAATATATCGATGCATTTGGCATGGTTGGGACTGGTACGACCTGGTATGAGAATAGCTTTGCCGAGCGGATCCCCTCAGTGAGTAGTGGTGGAACCAGCTATGACCCAGGGGAATGGGTGATCAGTTCGTTGGTCACCGGAACTCCCAGCAATGGGTCGCCGGGCACTCCGGGAACGCATATATTTGACCCCGTGGTAGCAGTTGAAATGATATCACCCAACAATTTTTTGCTGATGAATGTCTATCCCAATCCCTTTAACCCGGTAACGACGGTTTTGTTTATGGTTGTGGGGGAGACGCATTGCAATGTGTCTCTACGAGTGTTTGATGTGAATGGGAGGTTTGTGGAAAGCCTCTATGACGGTGTCACCGAACCGGGGACCTATACGGTTAAATGGGATGGCGGTAATTTTTCATCAGGTATTTATTTCATACGTCTGGCGGCTGGTGCTGATGTCCAGATCCAAAGGGTGACTTTGTTGAGGTAATTTTTCATCAGGCTGCTAGACGCGAGCCACCAGACGCGAGCATCGCGTCTCTACCACCACACCCCCCAACCCCTAACCCCCAACCCCCAACCCCAACCCCCAACCCCCAACTTTCCACACCCATTAATGACATTTTTATCACTTCCAAAATATCCGTCTTTTCAATCTTACTAAACCTGTTGCACAAACTATATTTTGCCCTAAAAACCAAGGAGCCATCAGGGCCTGGAGCGTAGTTTCTATTTATGGATGTTGTTGTATTTTCTCTGCTTATCATGATCCTCACAGTGATCGCTGTTCTCACAGGGGAGTGGTATGTCCATCTACGAGCACTTAAACGCATTCCGATCCGGATCCACATCAACGGAACCCGGGGAAAATCAAGTGTCACTCGGTTGATCTGCGCCGGTATGCGGGAAGCTGGATTCTCTGTTCTGGGGAAAACGACTGGCTCAGATCCCCGGATTCTGGATCTGCAGGGCAAGGATCGCCGGATCCATCGCTTGCAAAAGCCCAGTATTGGTGAGCAGGTCAGGTTTCTAAGATACTTTGGACAGTTTCGACCTCAGGCTGTGGTGCTGGAGTGCATGGCTGTCCAACCACAATACCAATGGGTCACAGAACATCTTATGGTAAAGTCGACCCATAGTATCATTACTAATGTGCGACTCGATCATGTCGAAGAGATGGGTTATCGGTTGCGGGATATTGCCATGTCCCTGTCAAATACCATCCCTTTCAATGGCAATCTTTTCACGGCTGAACAGGGGAAGTTGGATATATTTCAGCAAGTGGCTGAACAACGGGGAACACGGGTTGAGGCAGTTACTGATCATGCCGTAACGCATGAAGATATGCTGGGTTTTAATCATATTGAGCATCCGGAGAATGTGGCTCTGTCGTTAGCAGTGTGTGAGTCACTAGGTATTCCACGGGATCAAGCCCTTACGGGAATGCGAAAAGCCCAGCCAGATCCAGGTGCCTTACGGGTCTGGGAACTCAAGTCAGGTAACCGTCACTATCTACTGGTGAACGCATTTGCTGCCAATGATCCACAATCTACAAAAACGATCTGGAATATGATCAAGAATCATCCCAGTCTTGAGTATGACCATATCTGCACTTTCCTGAATACACGATCAGATCGGATCAGTCGCAGCTCACAGCTTTTGGAACTGATCCTGAAAGATATTCATACGGATACACTTTTTGTGAGGGGTAATCACCTCGATCGTTTTAAAGAACCCTATTTTTCCAAGGTCAAAGGCCGGGTTGAGACGTTCTCTGAATCGGAGAAGGCGGCTAATTTCGCCAAGAAATTATTGTCCCAACCGGGAAANNNNNNNNNNNNNNNNNNNNNNNNNNNNNNNNNNNNNNNNNNNNNNNNNNNNNNNNNNNNNNNNNNNNNNNNNNNNNNNNNNNNNNNNNNNNNNNNNNNNTGAGGGGTAATCACCTCGATCGTTTTAAAGAACCCTATTTTTCCAAGGTCAAAGGCCGGGTTGAGACGTTCTCTGAATCGGAGAAGGCGGCTAATTTCGCCAAGAAATTATTGTCCCAACCGGGAAACACACTGATCTTTGGGATCGGGAATATTGTTGGTAGTGGTTTTGAGATACTGGATGAGTTGAGGAAGTATAGAGTTAAGTAGAAAATGGAAAATAGAAGATAGAAAATGGAAAATAGAAAATAGAAAATAGAAAATGGAAAATAGACGAAACCGCAAAAAGTATTTGAAAAAACATGAAAATCGACTTAACTGCTATAAATATAATATGTTAAGGAAATATGGCGTGTGTTTATAATAATCAACACCTTGCGGCTCTGCGCGCTCTGCCTGCCCGCACGAAGTTATACGCAGGCGGGCGAGAGGTGCTTTTTGCGAGGCCGTCAAAATAGAAAATAGAAGATGGAAGATGGAAGATGGAAAATGGAAAATGGGAAATAGAAAAACTTGCAAGGCGTAGCCGATAGGCGAAGACTTGTAGAAAATAGAAAATGAGCTACCAACCTACAATATTACCGAGGAACACGAGGGCTAGATTTAGCAGCCCCGAAAATCTTTGGGTCATTTTGACAAGCTCAATACGACGCTTGGTGTGTTCGTGTCAAAAAAATATCTGCGCTCTCTACGGACTCTGCCTGCCCGCACGAAGTTATACGCAGGCGGGCGAGGGGCAGTTTTTATGTATAAATCAGGATTTACAGCATGATTGAAATTGCCATTGGATTAGGTATTATCCTTAGTTTGTGGCTCACGGAATGGCTGGGCGTTACAGCAGGTGGCATTATCGTACCCGGCTATATTGCCATGTATCTCCATGACCCGCTGAGAGTTATTGCCACCTTCAGTATCTCTATTCTGGTATTTCTCATCGTCAAAGGTCTTTCACAGTTCCTGTTGATCTACGGCAAACGCCGACTTGTCCTGTCCTTGCTGCTGGGATTTATGTTTGGTTATATCTCCCGAAATTATCTCGCTGTGGAATTCCAGGTCTATGGCTGGGACTTTTATACCATCGGTTATATCATCCCAGGCCTAATTGCTTCGTGGATGGATCGGCAAGGTGTTGTCCGGACAATAAGTGTCATCATCATAACTGCCAGTATTGTCCAATTGGCTGTGATGCTGATCAGCGGAGGAGTGATCCATGTTTAGACCAGCAATCCAACGTGTGGAAGTCCTGGTTGTCATGGCTGTTCTTTCTTTAT encodes the following:
- a CDS encoding lamin tail domain-containing protein — encoded protein: MGFTHSSMAVEEDAGSVILELSITNPDPDLNTQCEVNLTGGTGTTADLAGFEATLLTFPAGSYEQQTVEIFITDDDLSEEQEIFIFTIANVSGGDSATVDGNDSFILTISPNDQVSAVNGLIISEVMDGNRSGGQPKFIEITNTSSQPRDIGGFQIWRGSNGNDPSQAASIPAGTVLSGAGSWVIAYSTAGLLDAGFAAPDQTSAGINGNGNDVYQIRTETGEYIDAFGMVGTGTTWYENSFAERIPSVSSGGTSYDPGEWVISSLVTGTPSNGSPGTPGTHIFDPVVAVEMISPNNFLLMNVYPNPFNPVTTVLFMVVGETHCNVSLRVFDVNGRFVESLYDGVTEPGTYTVKWDGGNFSSGIYFIRLAAGADVQIQRVTLLR
- the pgsB gene encoding poly-gamma-glutamate synthase PgsB, with protein sequence MDVVVFSLLIMILTVIAVLTGEWYVHLRALKRIPIRIHINGTRGKSSVTRLICAGMREAGFSVLGKTTGSDPRILDLQGKDRRIHRLQKPSIGEQVRFLRYFGQFRPQAVVLECMAVQPQYQWVTEHLMVKSTHSIITNVRLDHVEEMGYRLRDIAMSLSNTIPFNGNLFTAEQGKLDIFQQVAEQRGTRVEAVTDHAVTHEDMLGFNHIEHPENVALSLAVCESLGIPRDQALTGMRKAQPDPGALRVWELKSGNRHYLLVNAFAANDPQSTKTIWNMIKNHPSLEYDHICTFLNTRSDRISRSSQLLELILKDIHTDTLFVRGNHLDRFKEPYFSKVKGRVETFSESEKAANFAKKLLSQPG
- the pgsC gene encoding poly-gamma-glutamate biosynthesis protein PgsC: MIEIAIGLGIILSLWLTEWLGVTAGGIIVPGYIAMYLHDPLRVIATFSISILVFLIVKGLSQFLLIYGKRRLVLSLLLGFMFGYISRNYLAVEFQVYGWDFYTIGYIIPGLIASWMDRQGVVRTISVIIITASIVQLAVMLISGGVIHV